One region of Mytilus trossulus isolate FHL-02 unplaced genomic scaffold, PNRI_Mtr1.1.1.hap1 h1tg000358c__unscaffolded, whole genome shotgun sequence genomic DNA includes:
- the LOC134701867 gene encoding uncharacterized protein LOC134701867, protein MEYLQTVMSEKSSGVTAGLVIEDAVPIEIKLMTEKRSVELYLTLLESGSEKKRDIRLVVVGKKGAGKTSLIKRLFGEDNTDVTSTNGIEIHKIKCKAKSNDGIWNKLDGNYEETETHARLLKEYEEKLQNKGTIDEPVESYIAIKDKTPETSFDESKKSGTVYKQPKIIKSLVTTESQVEPPVNTESQAEPPVAIESQVEPPVTSQQRNQSLEHATRDIETMLKFNVDLHDKEEYATLLLWDFAGDEEFYHTHQTFLSPDAIYIVVTKLNEADDKKAKDLFQLWMDSIHCYSRLEEDINKSDSSKRTSYDLNPPVIIVGTWKDALVCDVEEIDDACRENILKYTENISEDELGHIRQEYFISNTENDPSVFQQIRENILNLARKMKTWNKAYPLKFIQLEKQLQEKKKVLPIISFQEIQKIAFDSPQPLNDEELRLFLEFHHEIRALVHFKDLPSYIILDTQWLSNAFRCIVTAKKFRDISIRNIKKWDVLYSRGKLYSEVLDDVFRKENNFSKHKGHILNVMEKFDIIIRPIISDRDGADQTLCYYVPCMIKSEPEYDIYEMFNVTENTCTKSTWLCYKFRFLPPHLMNHLIASLCRKYKIAEFITKEQKRQVALFRGSAVFELQKMTKLSKLHVMKCPNLIQIQVWQFGKGHEGVLYKCIDDFVTEEIVKILSTRCKMSNVNFEKKWECGHTKPALVTGSNDFSEEQITEYYCETCTCTHIYIGEWQDLQKLSQSCENDPGLNPTTESISQVQTTSSKVTSKSYHFVDVFILQMITINVCVRIKAGKKVFVHEAVPGTASSARFTVEQINFTKMGIIVLNILADASYDLLKPDKPNLRPRSDCDITLLYSEHRKLNKHIPSNSWGGTWQTFQNTDLAIGDDIERIRLTRNELQHSRIFHLDDTRFNELCNILSDLLKRFDQHNKPARLYTDQLNEILAKSVSAEEVKLIENEILGMAIEVEIEHQVNVPAQ, encoded by the exons ACTGTCATGTCAGAGAAATCTTCAGGCGTGACTGCTGGACTAGTGATAGAAG ATGCAGTtccaattgaaataaaattaatgactGAAAAAAGATCTGTCGAATTGTACCTTACATTACTTGAGTCAGGCTCTGAGAAAAAGAGAGACATACGTTTAGTTGTAGTTGGAAAGAAAGGGGCAGGAAAAACTTCATTGATTAAAAGATTGTTTGGTGAAGATAATACAGATGTTACCAGTACGAATGGAATAGaaattcacaaaataaaatgcaaagcAAAATCTAATGATGGAATATGGAATAAACTAGATG GAAACTATGAAGAAACTGAAACTCATGCAAGACTATTGAAGGAATACGAGGAAAAACTTCAGAACAAAGGAACAATAGATGAACCAGTAGAATCTTACATTGCTATTAAGGACAAGACACCAGAAACAAGTTTTGATGAATCAAAGAAGTCAGGGACAGTATATAAGCAgcctaaaataataaaatctctAGTAACCACTGAATCTCAAGTTGAACCTCCGGTAAACACTGAATCTCAAGCTGAACCTCCAGTTGCCATTGAATCTCAAGTTGAACCTCCAGTAACCTCGCAGCAACGAAACCAATCATTAGAACATGCAACAAGGGATATTGAAACTATgcttaaatttaatgttgatTTACATGACAAAGAGGAGTATGCCACATTATTGTTATGGGATTTTGCAGGAGATGAAGAATTTTACCACACACATCAAACTTTTTTATCACCAGATGCAATTTATATTGTTGTTACAAAACTGAATGAGGCTGACGACAAAAAAGCAAAAG ATTTATTCCAATTGTGGATGGATTCAATACATTGTTACAGTAGACTGGAAGAGGACATAAATAAATCTGATTCCAGCAAGAGAACATCATATGATCTTAATCCACCTGTAATTATTGTTGGCACTTGGAAAGATGCCTTGGTCTGTGATGTAGAAGAG attgatgATGCATGcagagaaaatattttaaagtatacAGAGAATATATCAGAAGATGAACTAGGACATATAAGGCAAGAATACTTCATTTCCAACACAGAAAATGATCCCAGTGTATTCCAGCAAATACGAGAAAACATCCTTAACTTAGccagaaaaatgaaaacatggaACAAAGCATatcctttaaaatttattcagcTGGAAAAACAACTTCAAGAAAAGAAGAAGGTGTTACCTATAATCTCCTTTCAGGAAATTCAGAAAATTGCTTTTGATTCGCCTCAGCCACTTAATGATGAAGAACTCAGATTGTTCCTGGAATTTCACCATGAGATCAGAGCTTTAGTTCATTTCAAAGATCTTCCCTCTTACATTATTTTAGACACACAGTGGTTGTCAAATGCTTTTAGATGTATAGTAACTGCAAAGAAATTTCGAGACATTAGtatcagaaatataaaaaaatgggaTGTATTGTACAGTAGAGGCAAATTATATAGTGAGGTTTTAGACGATGTATTCAGAaaggaaaacaatttttcaaaacacaagGGTCATATTCTGAATGTCATGGAgaaatttgatatcattataCGTCCGATCATATCAGATAGAGATGGTGCTGATCAAACACTTTGCTACTATGTACCTTGTATGATTAAATCAGAACCTGAGTATGACATATACGAAATGTTTAATGTGACAGAAAACACATGTACTAAGTCTACCTGGTTATGTTATAAGTTTAGGTTTCTACCACCTCATTTAATGAATCATTTAATTGCTTCTCTGTGCAGGAAATATAAAATTGCAGAATTTATAACTAAGGAACAGAAAAGACAGGTTGCTCTTTTCAGAGGCTCAGCTGTCTTTGAGTTacagaaaatgacaaaattatcaaaattacacgTGATGAAATGTCCGAATTTGATCCAAATTCAGGTTTGGCAATTTGGTAAAGGACATGAAGGAGTTTTGTACAAATGCATTGACGACTTTGTGACAGAGGAAATTGTGAAGATATTAAGCACAAGATGTAAGATGTCTAATGTGAATTTTGAGAAAAAGTGGGAATGTGGCCATACAAAACCAGCGCTTGTTACAGGATCAAATGACTTTAGTGAAGAACAGATTACAGAATATTACTGTGAGACATGTACATGCACCCATATATACATTGGTGAATGGCAAGATCTGCAAAAA cTGTCCCAGAGTTGTGAAAATGATCCAGGATTGAATCCTACCACAGAAAGCATCAGTCAAGTCCAAACTACATCCTCTAAGGTAACAAGCAAAAGTTATCATTTTGtcgatgtttttattttacagatgataaccataaat gtaTGTGTCCGTATCAAAGCTGGTAAGAAAGTGTTTGTCCATGAAGCGGTACCAGGGACAGCCAGTTCGGCTAGG TTTACCGTAGAGCAGATCAATTTCACTAAAATGGGAATAATCGTGTTGAATATTCTGGCTGATGCTTCATATGACTTATTAAAACCAGACAAACCAAATCTACGTCCAAGGAGCGATTGTGATATAACACTCTTGTACAGCGAGCACAGGAAACTAAATAAACACATTCCTAGTAATTCATGGGGCGGGACATGGCAAACTTTTCAGAATACAGACTTAGCTATTGGAGATGATATTGAGCGCATAAGACTGACAAGAAACGAATTACAACACTCTAGAATATTTCATCTGGATGATACACGTTTTAATGAATTATGTAACATATTAAGCGACCTTTTAAAACGGTTTGATCAACATAACAAACCAGCTAGGCTGTATACAGATCAATTAAATGAGATTTTGGCAAAATCAGTTTCTGCAGAGGAAgtgaaattaattgaaaatgaaatattag GAATGGCTATTGAAGTTGAAATTGAACACCAAGTTAATGTTCCAGCACAATAG